In the genome of Streptomyces collinus, one region contains:
- a CDS encoding response regulator, protein MIRVLLADDQSLVRAGFRALLDAQPDIEVAAEAADGAEAVRRIRELRPDVVLMDIRMPALDGLAATRQVTGDAGLKDVRVVMLTTFELDEYVFEAIRSGASGFLVKDTEPEELLRAVRAVVAGDALLSPGVTRRLISEFASRSKEPAAAGALARLTEREREVMALVGIGLSNEEIARRLVVSPLTAKTHVSRTMVKLGARDRAQLVVLAYESGLVRPGWLG, encoded by the coding sequence GTGATCCGCGTACTGCTCGCCGACGACCAGTCACTGGTACGGGCGGGGTTCCGGGCGCTGCTCGACGCGCAGCCCGACATCGAGGTGGCCGCGGAGGCCGCCGACGGCGCGGAGGCCGTGCGCCGCATCCGCGAACTGCGGCCCGACGTGGTCCTGATGGACATCCGCATGCCCGCCCTCGACGGCCTCGCCGCGACCCGGCAGGTGACCGGTGACGCCGGTCTGAAGGACGTCAGGGTCGTCATGCTCACCACCTTCGAGCTCGACGAGTACGTCTTCGAGGCGATCCGCTCCGGCGCCTCCGGCTTCCTGGTCAAGGACACCGAGCCGGAGGAACTCCTGCGCGCCGTACGGGCGGTGGTCGCGGGCGACGCGCTGCTGTCGCCGGGTGTCACACGGCGGCTGATCTCCGAGTTCGCCTCCCGCTCCAAGGAGCCGGCGGCGGCCGGCGCCCTGGCCCGGCTCACCGAGCGGGAGCGGGAGGTGATGGCGCTGGTCGGCATCGGCCTGTCCAACGAGGAGATCGCCCGCCGCCTGGTCGTCAGCCCGCTCACCGCGAAGACCCACGTCAGCCGCACGATGGTGAAGCTCGGTGCCCGCGACCGGGCCCAACTGGTCGTTCTCGCCTACGAGTCGGGGCTGGTGCGGCCGGGCTGGCTGGGCTGA
- a CDS encoding maleylpyruvate isomerase family mycothiol-dependent enzyme yields the protein METAEFLQALQTEGRLLAAAAEEAGTDAKVPTCPGWQVRDLLRHTGAVHRWAAAFVAEQLTEGRPLVEPTDLDGAELVAWYRDSHRHLVSALAGASPDVECFTFLPAPSPLAFWARRQAHETAVHRVDAESARGGSPTGVTPEFATDGIDELLRGFHARSRSRVRTPEPRVLRVRAEDTGAVWTVRLSTEPPVTTRDASGEAECELSGPAEELYLALWNRAPLPNATGDQALAALWREASAI from the coding sequence ATGGAGACCGCCGAGTTCCTTCAGGCACTGCAGACGGAAGGCAGGCTGCTGGCCGCGGCCGCCGAGGAGGCCGGGACCGACGCCAAGGTGCCGACGTGCCCCGGATGGCAGGTGCGCGACCTGTTGCGGCACACGGGCGCCGTGCACCGCTGGGCCGCCGCGTTCGTCGCGGAGCAGCTCACCGAGGGCCGTCCGCTGGTCGAACCCACCGACCTGGACGGCGCGGAGCTCGTGGCCTGGTACCGCGACAGCCACCGGCACCTCGTGAGCGCACTGGCCGGCGCCTCGCCCGACGTGGAGTGCTTCACCTTCCTGCCCGCGCCGTCACCGCTGGCCTTCTGGGCCCGCCGGCAGGCGCATGAGACGGCCGTGCACCGGGTCGACGCCGAGTCCGCGCGCGGGGGCAGCCCGACCGGCGTCACCCCCGAGTTCGCCACCGACGGCATCGACGAACTGCTGCGCGGCTTCCACGCCCGCTCCAGGAGCCGGGTACGCACCCCCGAGCCGCGTGTTCTGCGGGTCCGCGCGGAGGACACCGGCGCGGTGTGGACGGTACGGCTGTCAACGGAGCCGCCCGTGACGACGCGGGACGCCTCCGGCGAGGCCGAGTGCGAACTGTCCGGTCCGGCCGAGGAGTTGTACCTGGCGCTGTGGAACCGGGCTCCGCTGCCGAACGCCACGGGCGACCAGGCGCTCGCCGCGCTGTGGCGGGAGGCGTCGGCGATCTGA
- a CDS encoding glutamate-cysteine ligase family protein, which produces MGRDVPALVFTREDRRRYREKMHTDLEVLARMLHESGFESERPQVGLEIELNLVDDAGLPAMRSTDVLQAIADPAWSSELGRFNLEINIPPRQLTSGGPGSWEQAIRDALNHAEDRAAAVGAHLIMVGILPTLGESDVSEAALSGDPRYRLLNEQIFAARGEDLRIRVDGVERLSTYADTITPEAACTSTQFHLQVDPKEFPHYWNAAQAIAGVQIALAANSPFLFGKELWRETRIPLFEQATDTRPEEIKAQGVRPRVWFGERWITSVFDLFEENVRYFPALLPLCEDEDPQRELDSGGVPQLGELTLHNGTIYRWNRPIYAVTDSGPHLRIENRVLPAGPTVADIIANGAFYYGLTRALVDEDRPVWTRMSFSVAEENLHTAARDGIDARLYWPGVGEVPVTELVLRRLLPLAHRGLELTGMDAAWREPLLGIIEQRCVTGRNGALWQVETVHHLEKAGISDRREALRQMTRTYMDYMHMNAPAHTWPVD; this is translated from the coding sequence ATGGGACGTGACGTGCCGGCCCTGGTGTTCACCCGTGAGGACCGTCGTCGCTACCGGGAGAAGATGCACACCGACCTCGAAGTGCTCGCCCGGATGCTCCACGAGTCGGGGTTCGAGAGCGAGCGCCCCCAGGTCGGTCTTGAGATAGAGCTCAACCTGGTCGACGACGCCGGGCTGCCCGCGATGCGCAGCACCGACGTGCTCCAGGCGATCGCCGACCCCGCCTGGTCGAGCGAGCTGGGCCGCTTCAACCTGGAGATCAACATCCCGCCCCGGCAGCTGACCTCCGGCGGCCCCGGCTCCTGGGAGCAGGCGATCCGGGACGCCCTCAACCACGCCGAGGACCGCGCCGCGGCGGTGGGCGCGCACCTGATCATGGTCGGCATCCTGCCGACCCTGGGCGAGTCGGACGTCAGCGAGGCCGCGCTCTCCGGCGACCCCCGGTACCGGCTCCTCAACGAGCAGATCTTCGCGGCCCGGGGCGAGGACCTGCGGATCAGGGTCGACGGTGTGGAGCGCCTGTCGACGTACGCCGACACGATCACTCCCGAGGCGGCCTGCACCAGCACCCAGTTCCATCTCCAGGTCGACCCGAAGGAGTTCCCGCACTACTGGAACGCCGCCCAGGCCATCGCGGGCGTGCAGATCGCCCTCGCGGCGAACTCGCCCTTCCTGTTCGGCAAGGAACTGTGGCGCGAGACGCGCATCCCCCTGTTCGAGCAGGCCACCGACACCCGCCCCGAGGAGATCAAGGCCCAGGGCGTACGGCCCCGGGTGTGGTTCGGGGAGCGCTGGATCACCAGCGTCTTCGACCTCTTCGAGGAGAACGTGCGCTACTTCCCGGCCCTGCTGCCGCTGTGCGAGGACGAGGACCCGCAGCGGGAGCTGGACAGCGGCGGCGTCCCCCAGCTGGGCGAACTGACCCTGCACAACGGCACCATCTACCGCTGGAACCGCCCCATCTACGCGGTCACCGACAGCGGCCCGCATCTGCGCATCGAGAACCGGGTGCTGCCTGCCGGCCCGACCGTGGCCGACATCATCGCCAACGGCGCCTTCTACTACGGCCTGACCCGCGCCCTGGTCGACGAGGACCGGCCGGTGTGGACGCGGATGTCCTTCTCGGTCGCCGAGGAGAACCTGCACACCGCGGCCCGCGACGGCATCGACGCCCGCCTGTACTGGCCCGGCGTGGGCGAAGTGCCGGTCACGGAACTGGTGTTGCGGCGTCTGCTGCCCCTGGCCCACCGGGGACTGGAACTGACCGGCATGGACGCCGCGTGGCGCGAACCCCTGCTGGGCATCATCGAGCAGCGCTGCGTCACCGGCCGCAACGGCGCCCTGTGGCAGGTGGAGACGGTGCACCACCTGGAGAAGGCCGGCATCTCCGACCGCCGTGAGGCACTGCGGCAGATGACCAGGACGTACATGGACTACATGCACATGAACGCGCCCGCGCACACCTGGCCCGTGGACTGA
- a CDS encoding MFS transporter — translation MPGHSDSLTRLRIALTVFFALDGFVFAGWVVRIPAVKAQTGASASALGLALLGVSAGAVVTMTLTGRLCRRFGNHRVTVVCAVLLSLSVALPPLTHSVLALGLVLLLFGAAYGGINVAFNSAAVELVAALRRPVMPSFHAAFSLGGMVGAGLGGLVAGVLSPTRHLLLLTLVGLVVTAVAGPTLLRHEPPAPPERDLPAEGAPRRPDRRTRGLVIVFGVIAGCTAYGEGALADWGALHLEQDLNASAGAAAAGYSCFALAMTVGRLTGTTLLERLGRTRTVVAGGTIAAAGMLLGSLAPSLWAALLGYAITGIGLANLFPVAVERAGALAGPGGVATASTLGYGGMLLGPPAIGFMADWFTLPAALTSVAVLAAVAAAVGALVGAAARRTAGG, via the coding sequence GTGCCGGGCCACAGCGACTCCCTCACCCGGCTCCGGATCGCCCTCACCGTCTTCTTCGCCCTCGACGGCTTCGTCTTCGCCGGCTGGGTCGTGCGCATCCCCGCCGTCAAGGCGCAGACCGGCGCCTCCGCCAGTGCCCTCGGCCTCGCCCTCCTGGGCGTCTCCGCCGGGGCCGTCGTCACCATGACCCTCACGGGGCGCCTGTGCCGCCGCTTCGGGAACCACCGGGTCACCGTCGTCTGCGCCGTCCTGCTCTCCCTGAGCGTCGCCCTGCCCCCGCTGACCCACTCGGTGCTCGCGCTGGGCCTGGTCCTGCTGCTCTTCGGAGCCGCGTACGGCGGGATCAACGTCGCCTTCAACAGCGCGGCCGTCGAGCTCGTGGCCGCGCTGCGGCGGCCGGTCATGCCGAGCTTCCACGCGGCGTTCAGCCTGGGCGGCATGGTCGGAGCGGGGCTGGGCGGGCTGGTCGCGGGGGTCCTCTCCCCCACGCGGCACCTGCTGCTGCTCACCCTCGTCGGCCTGGTCGTGACCGCAGTGGCGGGCCCCACGCTCCTGCGGCACGAGCCGCCGGCGCCTCCGGAGCGGGACCTGCCCGCCGAAGGCGCCCCGCGCCGTCCGGACCGCCGCACCCGGGGGCTGGTGATCGTGTTCGGCGTGATCGCGGGGTGCACCGCGTACGGCGAGGGGGCGCTGGCCGACTGGGGCGCCCTGCACCTCGAACAGGATCTGAACGCCTCGGCGGGGGCCGCGGCCGCGGGCTACTCCTGTTTCGCGCTCGCCATGACGGTGGGGCGCCTGACCGGCACGACGCTGCTGGAGCGCCTGGGGCGGACCCGGACCGTCGTCGCCGGCGGCACCATCGCGGCGGCCGGAATGCTGCTCGGCTCCCTCGCCCCCTCCCTCTGGGCGGCCCTCCTCGGATACGCGATCACGGGCATCGGCCTCGCGAACCTCTTCCCCGTGGCCGTCGAACGCGCGGGCGCACTCGCCGGCCCCGGCGGCGTCGCCACGGCCTCGACGCTCGGCTACGGGGGCATGCTCCTCGGCCCGCCCGCGATCGGCTTCATGGCGGACTGGTTCACCCTGCCCGCCGCGCTGACCAGCGTGGCGGTGCTGGCGGCGGTGGCGGCGGCCGTCGGCGCGCTGGTGGGGGCGGCTGCCCGGCGCACGGCCGGGGGCTGA
- a CDS encoding MFS transporter: MTSPLISPTSDGRWTPRLWGTLLVLCAAMFLDALDVSMVGVALPSIGADLGLSTSALQWIVSGYILGYGGLLLLGGRAADLLGRRQVFLVALGVFALASLLGGLVDSGPLLIASRFIKGLSAAFTAPAGLSIITTTFPEGPLRNRALAIYTTCGATGYSMGLVFSGLLTEASWRLTMLLPAPVALIALFVGMKLLPRTERERGKGGYDVPGAVLGTASMLLLVFTVVEAPEVGWGSARTVLSFAAVAVLLAAFVAVERRSPSPLIRLGVLRSGPQVRAQLGALTFVGSYIGFQFLVTLYMQQLLGWSALHTALAFLPAGALVALSATKVGAVIDRFGTARLMVLGFALMVTGYVLFLRIDLDPVYAAVILPTMLLVGSGFALTFPSLNVQATNGVDEHEQGMVSGLLNTSVQVGGAIFLAVVTAVVTANSPEGGNPSPQAVLDSYRPGLVVVTLVALAGLLITLTGLRPRRDRPSSGPSVVVAKSTPKEAERVAVRD; encoded by the coding sequence ATGACCTCTCCGCTCATCTCCCCCACGTCCGACGGGCGTTGGACGCCACGGCTCTGGGGCACCCTGCTCGTGCTCTGCGCCGCGATGTTCCTGGACGCCCTGGACGTGTCCATGGTCGGCGTCGCCCTGCCGTCCATCGGCGCCGACCTCGGCCTGTCGACCTCGGCGCTGCAATGGATCGTCAGCGGCTACATCCTGGGCTACGGCGGACTGCTGCTCCTCGGCGGCCGTGCCGCCGACCTGCTGGGCCGGCGCCAGGTCTTCCTCGTGGCCCTCGGCGTCTTCGCACTCGCCTCGCTGCTCGGCGGTCTCGTCGACTCCGGGCCGCTGCTCATCGCCAGCCGCTTCATCAAGGGCCTGAGCGCGGCCTTCACCGCCCCCGCCGGCCTGTCGATCATCACCACGACGTTTCCCGAAGGCCCCCTGCGCAACCGCGCCCTGGCCATCTACACCACCTGCGGCGCCACCGGCTACTCGATGGGCCTGGTCTTCTCCGGCCTGCTCACGGAGGCCAGCTGGCGGCTCACCATGCTCCTGCCCGCCCCCGTCGCGCTGATCGCCCTGTTCGTGGGCATGAAGCTGCTGCCGCGCACCGAGCGCGAGCGCGGCAAGGGCGGCTACGACGTCCCCGGCGCCGTCCTCGGCACCGCCTCGATGCTACTGCTCGTCTTCACCGTCGTCGAGGCGCCCGAGGTGGGCTGGGGCTCGGCCCGCACCGTCCTGTCCTTCGCCGCGGTGGCCGTCCTCCTGGCGGCCTTCGTCGCCGTCGAGCGGCGCAGCCCCAGCCCGCTGATCCGGCTCGGCGTGCTGCGCTCGGGGCCGCAAGTGCGAGCCCAGCTGGGCGCGTTGACGTTCGTCGGCAGCTACATCGGCTTCCAGTTCCTGGTCACCTTGTACATGCAGCAGCTGCTCGGCTGGTCCGCGCTGCACACGGCCCTGGCCTTCCTGCCGGCGGGCGCGCTGGTGGCACTGTCCGCGACGAAGGTCGGAGCCGTCATCGACCGCTTCGGCACCGCCCGGCTGATGGTGCTGGGCTTCGCGCTGATGGTCACCGGGTACGTGCTGTTCCTGCGCATCGACCTCGACCCGGTCTACGCGGCGGTGATCCTTCCGACGATGCTGCTGGTCGGCTCGGGCTTCGCGCTGACCTTCCCGTCCCTCAACGTCCAGGCCACCAACGGCGTGGACGAGCACGAGCAAGGCATGGTCTCCGGGCTGCTCAACACCTCGGTCCAGGTCGGCGGCGCGATCTTCCTCGCCGTGGTGACGGCGGTGGTCACCGCGAACTCCCCCGAGGGCGGCAACCCCTCGCCGCAGGCCGTCCTGGACAGTTACCGGCCCGGCCTGGTGGTCGTGACGCTCGTCGCCCTCGCGGGCCTGCTGATCACCCTCACGGGCCTGCGCCCCCGCCGGGACCGGCCGTCCTCCGGGCCGTCCGTCGTGGTCGCCAAGTCCACCCCGAAGGAGGCGGAGCGCGTCGCCGTCCGCGACTAG
- a CDS encoding SDR family oxidoreductase, which yields MTEQQHPVEQHPTPEFPSQDQPHPGWTGPMDPPPDHGEESYRGNGRLEGRKAVITGGDSGIGRAVALAFAREGADVLFTHLDDEKDDAAETARLVEGAGRRAVPVSCDVREEENCRALIERAVEEFGRIDVLVNNAAYQMSQPDGIEAITTEQFDRVLRTNLYGMFWLCKLALPHIPEGGSIINSTSVQAYKPSPHLLDYATTKGAIVTFTQGLAQMLIEKGIRVNAVAPGPVWTPLIPATLPDTRTFGEQAPIGRPAQPAEMAPAYVFLASQEASYITAEIVNATGGTPLP from the coding sequence GTGACCGAACAGCAGCACCCCGTCGAGCAGCACCCGACCCCGGAGTTTCCCTCCCAGGACCAGCCGCACCCGGGCTGGACCGGCCCGATGGACCCGCCCCCGGACCACGGCGAGGAGTCGTACCGGGGCAACGGCAGGCTGGAGGGCCGCAAGGCCGTGATCACCGGCGGGGACTCCGGCATCGGCCGCGCGGTCGCCCTCGCGTTCGCCCGTGAGGGAGCCGACGTGCTCTTCACCCATCTGGATGACGAGAAGGACGACGCCGCCGAGACCGCCCGGCTCGTCGAGGGGGCCGGCCGCCGTGCGGTGCCCGTCTCGTGCGACGTGCGGGAGGAGGAGAACTGCCGGGCGCTGATCGAGCGGGCCGTGGAGGAGTTCGGCCGGATCGACGTCCTCGTGAACAACGCCGCGTACCAGATGTCCCAGCCCGACGGCATCGAGGCGATCACCACCGAGCAGTTCGACCGGGTACTGCGCACCAACCTGTACGGGATGTTCTGGCTGTGCAAGCTGGCCCTGCCGCACATCCCGGAGGGCGGCAGCATCATCAACTCCACGTCGGTGCAGGCGTACAAGCCCAGTCCGCATCTGCTGGACTACGCGACGACGAAGGGCGCGATCGTCACCTTCACGCAGGGGCTGGCGCAGATGCTGATCGAGAAGGGCATCCGCGTCAACGCGGTGGCGCCGGGCCCGGTGTGGACGCCGCTGATCCCGGCGACCCTCCCGGACACCCGGACGTTCGGCGAGCAGGCCCCCATCGGACGGCCCGCCCAGCCGGCCGAGATGGCTCCGGCGTACGTCTTCCTCGCCTCCCAGGAGGCGTCGTACATCACCGCCGAGATCGTCAACGCGACGGGCGGGACGCCGCTGCCGTAG
- a CDS encoding DUF6332 family protein, translated as MTSNGGRRTQAERDAITVEIGYALCSAAFAAAVVFGAVAGPALLFDLPETPERLLPLAGLVLAPVLFAVRVVSVLVRFRKAGQPSQPGRTSPDS; from the coding sequence ATGACCAGTAACGGGGGACGGCGCACACAGGCCGAACGGGACGCGATCACCGTCGAGATCGGGTACGCGCTGTGCAGCGCGGCCTTCGCGGCGGCGGTGGTGTTCGGGGCCGTGGCGGGGCCCGCGCTGCTCTTCGACCTGCCGGAGACGCCGGAGCGCCTGCTGCCCCTCGCCGGTCTGGTGCTCGCGCCGGTGCTCTTCGCCGTCCGGGTCGTCAGTGTGCTGGTCCGGTTCCGCAAGGCCGGTCAGCCCAGCCAGCCCGGCCGCACCAGCCCCGACTCGTAG
- a CDS encoding MarR family winged helix-turn-helix transcriptional regulator: MAQQAEQALAEQWRDILALHARTQCELDRALHGHGLCASDFEVLDVLAGCRTPKGTPSYRVQEISERVHLSQSALSRLIARLEKEGLVERGMCSEDRRGVKVCLTAKGRALHGEVLPVQRAVLARMLTDG; encoded by the coding sequence ATGGCTCAGCAGGCCGAGCAGGCGCTCGCGGAACAGTGGCGGGACATTCTGGCGCTGCACGCGCGGACCCAGTGCGAACTCGACCGTGCGCTGCACGGCCACGGTTTGTGCGCCAGCGACTTCGAGGTGCTCGACGTCCTCGCCGGGTGCCGCACGCCGAAGGGCACGCCCTCCTACCGCGTCCAGGAGATCTCCGAGCGGGTCCACCTCAGCCAGAGCGCGTTGTCGCGGCTGATCGCCCGGCTGGAGAAGGAGGGCCTCGTCGAGCGCGGCATGTGCTCCGAGGACCGGCGTGGCGTGAAGGTCTGCCTCACGGCGAAGGGGCGCGCGCTGCACGGCGAGGTGCTTCCCGTGCAGCGCGCGGTGCTGGCGCGGATGCTCACCGACGGCTGA